GACCCGGGGAAGAACATGTCTTCTCTGGTTTTATATCGCATGAATGGGGCCGTTCTTATGGGGAGATGTGGTAGGAGAATTAACACCAGAGTGCCCATTGACTTTTCTGAAGTTACCGTTAATGTTGATGGCGAAGGTAGAGTACCACCATTTGGAAACTATAACGAGAAGAGCTTTGAAACAATACCCGTTACAAGCGGGAACTTCACAGTTGGGGACGCTACCTACGCAATTCATCCTAATCCTCTTTTGTCGGGAGGCCCTTCATGCAAGACAGATGTTGACTCTGTTAACAACCGCATTTCTGTTTACTGCAGAAGGTTATACTGGGATTACACAGACATCATCAGCGACATGAAGACAGCAGACACTGACTGTTTTGGCCCTTTCCCCCCACTACTGGGGGAGTTCGAGAAGGACTATTACACAATGGAGGAGAAACAAGACTATGAGAGGAAGAGCGTCCTGATCCCCAAAATAGGTCGTCGTTGCAAgaaagacgaagagaagaaaccaCCCCCAAACCTTGACGGTGCAGGTTAGTATAACGATTCAATTAACTGGTCGTAGCTAACATTTGTATTCAGGGTGGCCTCACCAGAGGTACTTGTTTCAGCAAATCTCAGTATGGTTGCCTCTTAAAGTCTTATTGTCTGTCCTCGCTCTTGATGCTAACTAATTACAGGACGTTATGGAGTGTGGCAAGAACCACACCTGTTCTGCTTGCAGTGATAACTCGAAGAACATCGCCTATGGATTCACAACGTTGTCGGGTCTCAGCTTCTCTTCTAGAATTGGTGGAAAGGATTCGGGATTAACTGTCACTAGAGACATAACCCATGGTTTCTCGGTGACGAGATCCTGGACAGTAGGGAATTCATATAGCTGCCCAGGCAACCCAGGTGATCAAGTCTGCGTTTGGTACAGGGTTGCCCACACTGCATGTAAGTTACAGACTTATATATACTCTATAAGAAAAATGCTAAAGAATGATACAGGGACCGTTCGAGAGCGTGATCCGCTCCCTCTCAGGACCGGTTATACGAAGCAAACTATTAATGCCGCCCCTAATCGACGGAATGAGGGTGGTGGGGTTGTCTGCAGATACAACAATGAATGCAGATCAAAGGGCGACAAATACTGGGACTGCTACGGTAGGAAAGATGCACAATTTAGGTACTGTCCACCTCCTGGATACCCACCAAAATTGCATCTAGATCCAGGTCCTCTACCGCAAGACCGGGAATTTGTGGCTAGGGCGATAGCCAGATTGgagaaaaagcaaaggaTAATAGGCGAAAGAGGAGAAAATGCATGGGCATATTATGAACGTAAGGAAAGGGAGCTTGaaaagaggttgaagatggagtATGCTGAAAAGTGGAGACATGCAATACaacaagagaaagaagaaatggaaataatcttgaaggaagaaaaggaggcagagaaagaaaggaagaagCAAGAGCAAATAGACAATGACAGGAAAAAATACGGGAAGAAAAGCCAGAAGGAAAAAGAGATACAAGAACAGATGGATAAAATGGAAAATGTTGAGGAAGTATTATATGGTGGGATTGACTTTTAAATCTAAATAaactacttattattaaagtttaaaTACATAACTTCCCCAGTATAATAACCTCACCACACCAGCACTTGTTGTAATACCACTCTCAATAGCTCCATCAACAAAACCTCTCCAACCATCAGCCCAATCAGCGCTGGCAAAGAATACTCTTCCATGAGGTTTCTGAAGCTCCTTGAGCCAACGACTCATAGCCGGGCCAGGTCCCCAGCAGCTCCATGTTCCTTTTGCAAGATCATCATTCATCCAGTCGTGGGTGACATACGCTTCAATATCCGCATCAGGTTTGATGTGTTCCTTAAAGCTTGCGGAGATGTCTTCGCTAGCTTGTGGGTCTGTGAGATGCCCGCCATAGCCAAAGCCAATGCAATATGTACCGTTGTTCTTGTTGGTATTGCCGTTGTGGTCAGAGAATGCAAAGCACCACGGGGACCGCCCGTAACCACTTGCCATAGCGAACCAACCAGGCTCGGTTTGCTTTAACTTGAAGTGGATCTTGGCGCCTTGGTTGATATGGCCTGCcttgacagcttcttgacgaagtGGCGAGAGAGGAGGGTTGAACGAGATATCGGATAAGCAGTTCCTAAATAGTTGTCAGCTATCAGTTGTAGCTACAACGAGGATGAGCGGTCCTCACAGAGGGATAGTCGAGATGACATATTTGGCTTCGATACGTCGACAGTTCTTTGTAGTCAACGTAACCCCATTGCCATTCTGGTcgaccttctcaacaacagtaTTGAACAATAAATGACCCCTATACTCGGACAATATCGACAGTGCCAGCGATGTCATACCACCATTTCCAAGCTTACAGAGCCCAGCGCGCTCGAAAACGCCAGCCATTGAATGGCCGCCAAGTGCATACCATCGCAGCACTTCGACGAAGCCACATTGCGAACCTGGCACAGAGCCAAAGGAGCTGATCATGGCATCAAACATGTCCTTCTCTACCTGAGGAATGCTTAACTGGTCGAGGCGATCTTTGGCGGAGAGATGCTCATATTTCTTCCATAGCACAGGTTCGCGCAATGGATCGTGGGGATATGGCATCAAATCGTAACTGGTCAAGCCGTCAATGTCGAAGAAAGCATCGGCTACTCTCTGGACTGTTTGGTTTGTCTCTTTGGTATCGAGCTTGCTTGGACCAGCAAAACTTGCCGTGTAAGCTGTGTATTTAGCATCCGCTGTTCCCGCTGAGGTCTTGAGGTTGCCTTGAAGATTGTAGCGGTGAATCTCGGAGTAAACGTGCGGCTGGCCCCTAGAATCACAGCATCAGAACTATATATCAGCCGTTCCACAAGGGCCTTACCAATGAACCCATGTTCCTCCCATCTCAAACTCCTCACCCAAAGCTTTCGCTGTCCATGTTCTTCCGCCAATGCGATCGCGGCcttcgacaagaagaaccttACTGGTGGTCAAACTGATATTTCGGGCAGCGATAAGTCCAGCAAAGCCTGTTCCGATGACAGCAACATCGTACTTATCCAGGAGTGCCGATTCGGGTGTACCATTGATAACCGAGTCTGTTTCAAGGCCAGTTGTGAGGCCGTTGCTGGTCCAGAGATAACCTTCTTTTGAAGTTGGCATGATGACTAGATGCGATGCTGATGCCAATGACAAGAGGAATATGTGAAGACATGCTCAGGCTCATTGATAGAAAAACGCGGCCATCTTAAATGCACTGGAGGTCTCATGGGTCATTTCCTGATTGAGACAAAATGTACGAGGTTGATGATAAGATGGCCGAAGTGGTCATTCCGACGTTCCGAGGCTAAGTGACCTCGCACTTTATACCCATTTTGGTACTAGACTGAAACTTGTGGCTAgtgaaggaaagaaaacttaggattTCGTtcctaaatgataaatacttaggtaacttggtATGAtctagcctaagtttaggataatttttgctgagtttattctGATATCCCATGTCGGGGCCGGGCCTGCCGTTTTCTTACTCCTCTAGGAGATGGTGGTAAGAATGATGATGTCATTACATCGTCGGCGTTCCCTGTCGTACAGAAAGAGCAGGAGGTGGTTGCCGAGACATTCGTGTAGGGGCGCGGGGATACGTTGACTTCAATAACTCCATGATCAATTTCATTCATTCAGCCAGACTCGCAATCATCAAGATGGACGGCACTATTGTACCAACTCCTGTTATTTCTCCGCGAAGACATCGGCGACACAGGAACAAACCCTGACGGCATCCCCATCGAGGATATTTCGCAATCATCAAGATTGCACCACCTCCTGTTATTTCTACACGAAGACCGTAATACAGAAACCTCCGACGATAACTCCATCATTAATTTCTTTCACTCAGCCAGACTCGCACCTCTCTATAACCCTGACGGCATCCGCATCGAGTATATTTCCCGATCATCATGATTGCACCACCTCCTGTTTCTACGCGAAAACATCGGCGACACAGGAACCTCCGACGACAtaacttcatcatcattttcTTTCATTCAGCCAGACTCACAACTCTCTATAACCCTGAaggcatcttcatcaagtaCATTTCGCGATCATCATGATAGGCGGCGCTATTGTACCACCTCCTATCTCAACACGACTCCATCGGCGACACAGGAATCTCCGACGGCATCTTTATTGTACCCCCTCCTGTTATTCATACACGAAGCCACCAGCGACACATGAGACCGCTGAACACGAGAAGAATACGACTACCCCAAGTCGAGTGCGTCGCAGTCATTACTAGCTGATCCTATAGCGATACAGGGGTACCTGACGGCATCTTTATTGTACCACCTCCTATAGCACCACCTCTTATCGCACCACCTCCTGTCAATCTTACACGAAGCCACCAGCGACACAGGGATCTCCGACAACACAACGGcaaggtgtcaaaataaatttGGCAAAGAGTcacctaaacttaggctagattatattaagttacctaagtttAGCCTGGTCATCCAAACATTGTTTCCAATTTCTTCTGCGACATGATATTTATCCAGTGAAAGCTCGATATCGCTGAGTTCGCGTTCTGAATTGCCGGCAACATGTCCATACGCGCCCAAACCTCCTCCAGTATAGCCATGGCATTTCCAATTGGCCCCAAACGGACAGCTGCATACATCTTGTGAATCCGCTGCCGAACAAATGTTCGCAACCGAAGTGTCTCCAATCTCTTTGGTCCCTCATCTTCTCCCCTTGGTGGGACGGGCCCCAGGACACTTCCAGCGATCAGTAGTGACAGAAGTTGTATCGATATTGTCCCTGAGTCATCTGGAATCTTTTCCAGTATTTCTAAAATGCTGAACGCCAGTCCCATAATCAAGTGTGTCTTTTCATCACCACGGTCCAAATCAATAGCACTATCTGGTCTCCCCCCTGTCCTTGTTATTTCTGGGAATGCAGAATAGAGCTCTAGCAGGGCTGCCATGCGATAACAGCGAGAGATAGCCAGCAAGTGATCAGGCGTTGTACATGGGTCTCCAATGTCTTCAATAAGTGCAAGAGAGGGCAGCCGATACCTCAGGATCTCACGTTCAAGACTATTTGCTTTGGCAAGTAGTTCACCGTACAAGGCCCTTCGATGGATCTCTCCAGATTCAAAAACCCACAAGCTCTTCAGAGCCTGGTTATTCCGCACCAGTGTTAGCGTCTTTGCAAGAAACACGAAAATGGGCGTTGCAACGCCAGTCCATGGACAAGGCTGGACGAGTGCTGGGGGGTGGGGATCACAAAACATGGTGAGATGTGATAAGCCTTCGTATTGCTGGTCGAAGAGCGCTGAGCTCATAGCTTCCCAATATACCATGGATGAGACCACGAATATTTGTGTTCTCGtcatttttcttcttttctcgaTATCTGTCAGGTTGTTTAATGATATCCATGACCTGAATAATTGACGTGACCCATGGAGATGTGGCAGACCGGTTGCAGAGACATCATGCCAAGCCTAACGAAGTAACATGTCAGTTCTGATGAGATTCAAGGAACAGATATACCTACCGCAGTCATGCCCAAGAATATAATGCTCAAGAGCAAGTCATCCGAAACATTTAAAATTTTCTCCCGAGATACCAAGGCCATAGGCCGGTTGTCATCCACCTCGCATTCGTTTCTCGTAGGAAGCTCAGACAATGTGCGTGAAAGGTGTGACATTGCCTCAGTCTGGAACTCCAGTGGAATACAGCTGCTGCTTTTGTCACCCTGGTACAAATGAGCTGCTGACATGCTCAACACACAGCCAAAGAGGAGTGGAGAGTCGGCCATCATTCTGGAAACTTCTGATCGGAAGGGGTTATTCGCCGAGTCGAAGGATGAGTTGAAATGGCAAACCGTGGTAAAGTAGTGATCCAGGATGAGTGATGTTTGTAGAGTTGGGATGTAGGAGGTCAGGCAAAGAGAGTCATCATGTAAGGCATTGAGCGCGCAGGGAAATTCCTCATCGGCTTGGACATCGTCGCACAACGTCGAGAGTTGTTCTGAATTCAACGTCGAGGGTGGTTGCATTTCTAACGTGTCCTCTAAGTGCTCCCTGGCATCAGATAAACTCGAACTAGAACCTCGCGTGAGAGGACCAGGAGCTTGTACTTCATTGTCATTGTGGTTCTGAGTCTCGACGCTTCCAGGATTTGATTTCGGCTGCATCAAGTTTGATAAATTTCCGGCGCCTGAGTCGAAGCAAGAAAAGGAGTTGCCCGCAGTCGGTGACGAGTTAACCAAGTGCCTCTCATACTTCACTGACCACTTCACAGGCTTATGATAGCCGGGACATTCGACACCGATTTTGGCGCACCTCTTACATCCTGGCAGCTGCTCATCACATTTCACCTTCTTTTCTCAAAAGTTAGTCTTGTAGTGGACTTCTCGTTACGACAAGACTGCGACTCACGCGTCTCTTGCAGGTAGAACAGCCAGCTAGACACGCCTGTTAGCCAAGTCTCTCATATTGCCGAGGGATGTACCGACTCCGTGCTTTCACCTTCTTAGTGCGGCATCTTTTTGACTCGTCAGTCATGGTGACAGCCAGAGCCCTGCTGCATTTAcagagtgatgatgaaaatTACATCTCGGAAACGTTGTCTTAGCAGAACCCCCTTCAACGCCTAAACGAGCTCCCTACCCCGCATTCGATGCCGGGGAAGAGGTTCCACCGAGATAATGCTTCCAGGACATGCTTGATTTGGCAAAGTTAACCGTAGCGCAAGGACTGATTGGATGCCGGACTTGATATCGGAGATCTGTCCGAGCGACTCCACTTTCTTATCGCTCACCCAGACAAGTAACTGAAATCCACCCAGAATGAACTCGGCCTTGGCTTAATCCTCTCCCAGGctgtatttattttatatttacctaGACTATATGGAACCATTCTTATTCAGTAAGACTCAGATTAATTGAAATTTGAATCTCGAAGTGATGGAAAGCCAGACTATTGTAGAGTACGATAAAGTAGAGCTTAAACAGAGCGTAATGCTGTCCTACCCTAAATAGTTATGATTTTTGAGTATATCCTATATAATTGTATCTATTATGATAAGTAGTTTAAATCTTCTTACTTTATAAGTACTAAGAACTGCAAGTCTCTTCCTTAATACAATGAGTTTGTTTTTATTCTGTTAAGAGCCTCTAAGGCTCAAACTTTTTAGGTGCAAATAAAAGCAACAGAACTTCAAAAGTTGTCAGTTTGGTAACAGATAATAGATAACAGATAGGGCTTATCTCGAtgaagataagataagaagacCCTTTCCGCGAGCCAGCGGAAGCAAAGGCCAGTCCGACAGCCCAACAAGGTTAGAGACACGGAATCCGTTCCGCCCTGGATCAACTTGCATCCACTTTGAGAAGTGTAAATAAGAGTGTTTAATACAGTGATCCTATTTAGCAGATAACTGCCAGGCTCTTACAGCTCTATCTTATTTTTACAGCAATCATCACAATGCATAGCATATGTCTGGAAGGCCATTGAAGAAGTAAACAAAACCGTGCAGCAGCTAGCATGTTTCATTGCATGAGGGACATGAAAGCTGAGATAAATATCTCAGCCCGGCTTCTCGGCACGCACGTTGTGGGCCTGTAATATAAACAGGGCGACACGACAGGCTTGTATTCCGAATGCGGTCAAAGCTAGGCGGAATCACAGCTGTCTCTCACAAGAGCCCCAGTGCTTGACTGTCCTCATAAGGCGGAATACGGATATCTCGGGATATGCCAACAGTCCCCTGCATAGAGCTGAAAGAGAACTGCGAAAGTAAATAACGAAGCTAAGAGCCCCATCAAACAAACAATGTCTTGGCACCCTTTGCGCAGTAACTTTGTTCTAGCTAGGAACGACGGAATACCATGAAGCTATATGGTTTGTTTCTTGTCGGCTTGGCTGCTTTAGCCGCTGCAGCTGATGTCACACTTACAAGCTCAGGCTGTGCCGACGCATCAGGCTTCGAAAAGTGCCAGGCCTCTGCGAACAAACATACAAGCAGCTGCATTGCTCAAGCTCGCCACGACAACAGCCAGGTAGAACTCCTCGCATGCGGATGCCAGGACTACGTCGACAACTTCAACTGCTACGCGGCTTTCTGCTGGAACAGGGTCTGGGAATGCGAGTACCAGGAGTACATGGTTTCGTATTTCATGAACTGCAATATTGCCAAGCAACCAGTTCCCTACTTCCCCGCTCCCAAGAATGCGCCGGGTGCTTGCTCTTGTAACGTCGGACAAGTCTATCTCAACATCCAGGATGCCATTCAGCAGACGGCGACGTGTTCGAACGCTGCCGATTCGGGCGATGCCGGAAGCAATCTGCAGCAGATTGAGGGCTGCAACTGCTGTGAGATCAGTGGAGCTCTGTCAAGGTATGCTACAATTCATGAGACGTTGAGTAAGCGAGACTAACATATAATAGTATCGTAGAGATCTGCCCCAAGACGGACCCCAACCTCATCGGCCTGAAACAAATCTCCACCCTCGAGTCCGAGCTAAACGTCGACTACAAGTCCTGCGGGTCATACATGGAGACGTACGATTGTTCGGACAAGCTCTCGTACTCTCTGGAGGGCGTTAGCACGTACTACAAGCCTGATGATCCCCTCAAGACCGGTACCGCCACCTTGAGCAACAATCCAGGCTCTGTCACGGCACCGGCCAGCGGAAAGGTGTTCTCGTATACCAACGGAGGCGATGGAACTGTCTATACCatcactgctgctggtgtcgGCAAGGGCAGTTCTGATAGTAATGGTAGCTCTGATAGCGATGGCAGTTCAGGTGCAAGCGGTGATTCATCGAGCGCCACTGGCACTGCGACTGCGGATAGCAGTAAATCTACCGagagctcgaagaagaaTGGAGCTGAAAGGTTGGCTACTGGAAGCGTCTTAGTGATTGGAGTGACACTGGCCATGACCTTGGTGTCGATTTACTAGTTTTGTACCTAATGGGGTAGACTCATCGCAACTAGTAAGATAGCGATGAGCCATGACTACACAGGAGGACTGCACCCATGATTAATCGCTGGCAAGGAAGAGTAATGGAAGAGGATCTTGAGTGATTGGTCATGTTGGAGTAACATAATAGCATAGATTATCATTACATAAGAAATAAGATCGCCGGGCTCCAGCATTACCGACATTTGTCCTTATGAAACCCCCAACAATACCTTACAAAGAAAAGTTCAAAGTCTGAAATGTGTTGCAAACCTCCTCCAAGAAATACTGcaccctctcctcctcaaacaAATGCGCCCTCGCAATGATAGTaaccttcaagctcatcccaTCAGGCTCGACCTCTCCCGCTATCGCCAGATCATACAGTGGCTCATCCTTCCTGAGCTCAACATGCTTCGACAAGACTCCCATCTCAACACGCTGCTGTTCCACTTCACTCTCAGGATGATACTCAAAGTTATGATACGTAACACAACATGCGAAATTTGTGGTGGAGTCTGGCCAGTCTGTGCAGTTGCGCTTGATCTCCTCGAAGCCCAGGGTCTCGAATGGTAAGCTCCGCAGGTATTGATCTTGCATGTCGCGAAGCATCTGGTGATGATTCCCGTCTGTCCCAATATGTGCGCGGACGGGGACGGCATTTGTGCAAGGGCCGATGATGTCCTGGCAATTGACCGGGAGTCCCTGACGACCTGAGACAATGCGACCGAAGACAACATCGCTGGACCTAGATTCCTTTGACAGCACTAAAGCACAAGCAGAATTGAAGACCGTCGCCTGCGTGGCGATGCTGCTGCGGATCGCTTGACTTGGAACGCTGACGACCTTTGACAAGTGCAAGGCCTTGGAAGGTGACACCTCCCGATGATAGGCTCCGTTGCCCGCATCGCTCAAGATAGTCATGGGAGAGTCTCCGATCACGTCACGCCAGAACTCAAAACCCTTCTCTTGACTATTGGCAGTGTACTCCATGTACCGTCTGAATTGCGTCGGCGGAAGAAGCGACATGccgttgaagagaatgtgCAGATTACGCACAATAGGCTCCAAACTCAAACCATCGTACAAAGCGTGCGACAGTCGCAGTAGTACTCGTACCGAAGATGACTGCTTGAGAATAGCGATGCGTATCAACGACTCTCCAAGACGAATGGGGTCCTGTGCATGCTCAACCAGGAAATCGTTGGTCGCGGTGTTTACATTTTGGTTGGTGACAATCGTCTCAATTGGCACCTCGAGATGCTTCAGAACCACTTGGTATAACTGTTCTGAAGCTAGGACAAAGACTGTTCTGAACATATCAATGTGTTGAACTAGGGAATGGCAGGCATTAACGAGAGTAGGAGGGTCTGAGTCGACTGGGAAGTCAATGTAGAAGGGTGTGAGAGGTCGTGGGGACCCAGTCCCGGGACTGAAGAGGAATGACTTTTGCATCTGCGTGCTTTGGTACATGTCCTGAATCGACTCCAATGAGACGTTGAGCTGTGAGCAAATCTGTCGCTGAATAAAGTCTTGCGGATTCTCTAGTGAGAGAAGCTCGAACGGGGTATAATCGTCAACCTGTACCTCTTCATTGTCAGTCCCCGAATCAGTcgactcaagcttcttggaaaGTTGGAACAGAACGGGGTAGTCAAAGATATCCTTGACCACTATCGTAGTATCCAGTCGGCGACCAAGCCTCATGGCCAGCTTTGTCGCCATCATCGAGTGtccaccaagatcaaagaagtTATCCGTAATACCAACTTCAattccaagaagcttggaagCCTCATCACACAAGGTGATCTCAGTCTCAGTCCGAGGAGCGACACGGGCTGACCAGCCTTGCTTGTCTTGACTATTCGTCAAGGTGGTGCGTGAAGCAAGACCTTCACGAATGACGACTGCAAGATTGGCAAAGACGGGATTGTCGAAGACATCTTTGACAGTGACGCGAACATTGAAGCGCTGCTCAACCCGCGAGATGAGCTTCGTGGCCAAGAGAGAATGTCCGCCGAGTTTGAAGAAGTCATCGGAGATGTCAACCTTCATTCCAAACGTCGCAGTCGCCTCATCGCATAGTATGGCCTCGATGTCGCTGATAGGCACCGCTTGTACAGGCAGTGCGGTCTGCTGCTTGGGCATGATTCGAGCCTGACGTGCAAGTTCCTTCCTATCGACCTTGCCATTGGGATTGAGAGGCATTTGATCCAACACCACTATGCTAGAGGGGATCATGTATGATGGAAGTAGAGATTGTAGGCGCTCGCGGACCTGAAGTGTGGCACGGCGTCTCTGAAGACCCTGTAGTGGACGATTGGAAAGGGTCGCTGAGCTCCGGAGGTGATTGTCATTTGGGAACTTGATCAGCGTGCGACGAGTGTCTGAAGGCGATGGGAGGTGATGAAAGACAGCATCGAGCGCACCGCTCTGGGACCACTGACGCGCTGCACTGACCTCCAAGCGGAACCCAGCCTCTTCGGCGAGTCGGCGAAGGTCAGGAACAGAGAGAGATGCACGGCTATCGGCATCGGAGCCAACTGCTGAGATCCAGACGGCACCATCAAGCTTGGACTCGTCTTCTGCCTCGAGGGACTCAACGATCTGTCGTTCAAAGATGGTCTTAGCGAAGGGAATGTTGCTAATGGCTACGGTCGGTGAGCCCTTCGACCGTCGCAAAAACTGTAGGAGAGAAGTACGATCCATGCGTGACGCGCCAAAGTCGACCCAAGTACTCTTCTCAATTGTATGCACAGGTACTGAGTCGCTATCGCGTATGTGCACCACAGCTGCATAGCGATAAGCACTCAGCTCATTGGTAGCATGCATGTTCTTCGGAAGAATCTCAACATGATGGACCAAGTCGGGGAAGCGATCTTGAAGTGCTGTAAAGAACGCCGGCTCGACGAGCAACTCCTCCTCACGCTCCTCCAACTCAGCCATCTTCTGCCTAACAAAATCTTTCGTTGCAGTGTCACCCAGCGTCCTGATAGCCCTGGCAGCGAGAAAGTGCTTATTAGTAGCGTTCGTTCGCATGTCGCCAAAGAACAGCCGCTTGACACCGGGGATATGGATCAGGGTATCTGCCACTTGGGCCAGGTACTCTGGTGAAGGGAAGTACTGCGCGACAGAGTTGATCACCACGAGGTCTGGGTGAAGATCAGTCAGTTGGCTGACGTCCTGGGCTGTGCCGACGTGGACTTCGGCCTTGCTCGCGAGGGACGGGACGGACTTGATGACGCTGTTGGTAAATGCGGCGGCTGACTTGGATGGCTCAAGACCTCTGTAGCTCTGTAGTCCGTCGCCGAGGTTGAACAAGATCATGCCGCTACCTGTTCCAACCTCAAGGACATGGCCTGGAGCCTGACCATCACGGAGCGTCTTGATAGTGTCATCAAGCCACTCCTGCATCTCCACCTTGTCAATCTCACTCCCGTCATACATAGACGTCCAGCCCTTGAAGTCCTTCCCAATGGTAAAAGGATCGATGTCCCCAATATCGGCATACATCTCAGTCTCAAAATGATCCTGCCATCCCTCAACCTGGTTATCATTCGCGTCACCCTCCAAAGAATGATCGTGATCAATGACGACAAAGCCAACCAAGTCTGCtttctcaccatcatcctTCTGCACAACGACAGCAGCATCGCGGACAGAGCCGTGGCCGAGCATGGCAGCTTCTACCTCAGCCGACTCGATACGGTTGCCGCGGATCTTAAACTGCGTGTCCATGCGACCGAAGAACTCAATGAGGCCGTCACCTACTCTGTACCGCACGCGATCGCCAGTGCGATAGGCTCTCACTCGCTGGCCATCGACTTCAATGTGGATGAAGCGGTTCTCGTTGAGGGCTGGGTCGAAATATCCTCGTGCAAGACCATCGCCGGTGACAACAAGTTCTCCCATGacaccaacgccaacaagCTGCTGGTTCAAGTCGGTGACGTAAGCTCCAGAGTTGTTGACAGCTCGACCGATAGGAACACCATTGATGAACGAGTCACCGACAGCGATAGGGTACCTCGTGCTCATGATACCATTCTCCGTTGGTCCATACCCATTATAGCATTGGCCGCGTACAAGACTCTGCGCCTCAATCGCATCTTGTCCATCGAAGCGATCTCCAGCAGCCATGAGAAAGTCGAGTCCCCTCAACGCATCGCGCGCATCAGTGAGATACAGCTTCAGCAGCGCAGGCGCCATGCAAGCAGCGTTGATCTTTTCCTTGAGGAACACGTCTTGAAGCGCTTTGACGTCTAGAGTAGTCATGTAGTCAATGCAGACTAAAGTTCCGCCGTTGAggagagtgaagaagatctcgTAGGTGGCGCCGTCAAAGGCAATGTTGAACATGTGGGCCGAGCGAGGTTGAACTGGGAAGTCGGGGATGATGTTGCTTGTCATGAGACGGACGATGACGCGGTGCTCTACCATGACACCCTTGGGTCGACCAGTTGAGCCGGAAGTGAAGAGGACATACGCAAGACTTGTAGCGGTAGGGTTTGAATTGTCGACATGAGCATGTCCATTGAGATTGTTTGTGTCGCAACACTCTATGGCATCAACGATACGCATAAACTCCAAGCCCGGTATGCTAAGCTCCGGAACAGGGACATCTGAGCCCAGAAGCACTATCGTCTGTCCGGGTATAGAAGAAAGAATGTCTTCCAGGCGAGCAGAGGGAGACTTGACATCAAATGGGAGATAAGCCAAGTTCGCCTTGAGAATACCAATGATGGCAACAATCGCTTCGCATGAGC
This genomic stretch from Fusarium fujikuroi IMI 58289 draft genome, chromosome FFUJ_chr09 harbors:
- a CDS encoding related to monoamine oxidase N; protein product: MPTSKEGYLWTSNGLTTGLETDSVINGTPESALLDKYDVAVIGTGFAGLIAARNISLTTSKVLLVEGRDRIGGRTWTAKALGEEFEMGGTWVHWGQPHVYSEIHRYNLQGNLKTSAGTADAKYTAYTASFAGPSKLDTKETNQTVQRVADAFFDIDGLTSYDLMPYPHDPLREPVLWKKYEHLSAKDRLDQLSIPQVEKDMFDAMISSFGSVPGSQCGFVEVLRWYALGGHSMAGVFERAGLCKLGNGGMTSLALSILSEYRGHLLFNTVVEKVDQNGNGVTLTTKNCRRIEAKYVISTIPLNCLSDISFNPPLSPLRQEAVKAGHINQGAKIHFKLKQTEPGWFAMASGYGRSPWCFAFSDHNGNTNKNNGTYCIGFGYGGHLTDPQASEDISASFKEHIKPDADIEANMELLGTWPGYESLAQGASETSWKSILCQR